tttctttcgagatggcatatcgagctcgagatccctgctccgaagttgcttctgaagatgaggggctcacagagctatccttcgagatcgagatcatttcgaggtcaccatattcgaggtctgtatcacactttgcaggctccgatttacaatcgtagagcatacccttaaccctcacgagaccatttaatgcgaactcagctttcgaggtcatattttctacagctcgaaatctgggtataacattctCATAACAATAACAATCAATGTTGCCGCCTGCATCTTTAAAAACAATAAAGCAGAGACTATCAAGATGTCCTCTTTTGCTATTCATCATTCGGATCCTTTACTGGCGAAGGCTGTTGTTGTCTATAAAGCTACAACTTTAGCCTCTCAACTAGAGGTGCACACTGTAGTGGACAAAATTCGTATACTTGAAAAATAATAGTCCAACAAGCAGTCAGTCAGCCCAATAAGCTATCTAACTAGCCAAGAAGGCCCAAAGCCCATGTAAAATAGGCTCGCATATACAAAGTACCATCCAATTACCCAAAACCATACCCGGACCCGAATTCGGATACACTCAGTCagccagggaccttgaaacagtcaaggctccCATCACGTTCGCCAAGAATCTCAGAATAaaaccacttggagcgagtcaaACGAAGGAGAAAGACGGAGGAGGACGGAACGAGAAGGAGGACAATAAATAAGACCATCAGAGGTTGAGAAAAGGCATAAAATAATCACTGAACTTTCTTTACTCTCTAATTGAAACGAAGGCTACTCTATTTCTGAGCAATCCAGTCAAGCAAGACTAATTAGTCAGTCTGATTGGACCTGACATAGTCGCTTGACTCCTCCGTCATCGCCACCGTCACTCTGACCATTTTACGACTCCTTCATCCATCATCATTTCGACTATttatatcttaattttattactttctattagctctcgttacaacccgactgacttgagcgtcggagtccctttggctgacaccccaccggtgctcccaattgaactctcgtctctcttctttttgttattgacaggttgctggtgcccatctaatcaattgtaggaaatcacctctaCAATTTGGCGCCCACCGTGGGGCCCTAGCAATCAAACGATCGACAAAGAGATCAAAAAGTTCACTTGAGAGCCATGTCAGACGTGACTGAGACACCCGATCTGTCTGCTCAACTCGCTGCTCTTACTGCCCAGATGAATGAAGAACGCGAGAAAATGAGGAGGCTCAAAGCTGAAAATGCTGACCTGCTCGTACGAATGGAGGCCATGTCCTCTCAAGCCACCGAGGCTCAGCCATCCCGCTTCCGAGGCCCAGTCAGCCCTATGCAACCTCTGGGAGACCTCACTCCTATCTCTAACAGTGATGGACCGAATCAGACAGTTCCATCACCCTCGGTAAGGAATTATCAAACTCCACCCACCATGTCTAACATTCAAAATTATGTTGTCAATACAGGCGAACAGGTAACCATGACTGAACATGGACATTCATCTGTGCCCGGATCACAGCAGATTCCGGGAATCAGCCAGCCAGCCGGTGCAGCTGGACAACAACAGATTCCAGGAGCCAGTCAGCCAGCCACTGGACCCGGACAGCAACAGATTCCAGGAGCCAGTCAGCCAGTCACTGGACCCGGACAGCAGCAGGTTCCAAGTGCTAGTCAGCCTACCATTGGAACCAGCCAGATCATCATTGGAGCTGGTCAGAATATACCTGAGCAACAGGCAATCGGATTTAATCACCCAGTCTTGAGCGAGCCAATCCGCCGAGCAACCACAAGCTCATTTCCAATCCAAGATCCTGAGTTGGCTCGAAAGTTAGCTGAGATGGAGGCGCTCATTCAACGGATTCCTGGGATGCCGGCTCCGATTAAGAAGAGTGCAGCAAGCTGTTATGCGGACTCTCCATTCGTAGACGACATTGCACTAGTGGAAATGCCAAAGAAGTTCAACTTCCCAAATATGAAGATGTTTGACGGGACGTCTGACCCGGATGATCACATCGCACAGTATAGGCAGAGGATGTTCACCGTTGCCATCCCACGTGATATGAGGGAAGCAtgcatgtgtaaggggtttggttctagtctgattggaccagccctccagtggtatactaatttacctaataattctATTTCTACTTTTGCACAATTGACTGACACTTTTGTTGAGCAGTTTGCTAGTAGCAGGAAACTTGAAAAGTCTGCAGAAGACCTCTACATCATAGTTCAACGACGGGGTGAGCCTTTACGAGAGTACGTAGGCCGCTTCAACAAAGAAAAGGTTTCTATAACCCATTGTAATTAGGACACAGCCATCTCAGCCTTCCGCAAGGGACTCCGGTACGACTCAGACCTATACAAAGAACTTACCAAGTATCCTTGCAAGACGATGGAAGACGTTCTCGCCAAAGCCTGGGCACAGATCAAGTGGGAGGAGGATGAAGTTAACTATTATCACTCTTCTCCGAGGAAAGACACTCGAAGAGACTCGAGGGCAGGCAGACGACAGAGTGATAGACGATCCGAGCCATACCCGTATCCCAACAGATCAGAGAACAGAAGGAGGGAGTACAACCGGTCGTCCGAGACACGTCTGCGAGATGGACCAAAGATACCAGAATACAATCTTTCAATTTCACCAGCTGAAGTCGTTGGCGTACTGAAAGGACTCGGAGACAAAGTGAAATGGCCGGAAAGGATGAGGACTCCGTCTGACCAGCGAGACAAAGCAAAATGGTGTGAATTCCACAATGACCACGGTCACCGAACGGATGAGTGCATTGCCTTAAAACTCGAAGTATCCAACCTGTTAAAGCGTGGTCACCTGACTGACTTACTTACAGACAAAGGCAAAAGAACATTCCAGCAGGAGGCAGACAGGTCAGTCGTCCGAAGAGTAGTAACCCCGCCGAAACCACCTACTCATGAACGGACGGTGAACGTAATAACTGGTGGCTCTGAGGTAAGTGGAGTCACCCATTCAGCAGCCAAAAGACATGCCAGGCAGACCAACTGGGTCAAAGGAGAGTCCGGCGAGACAGAGAAGAATACCATCAACCTACCAGCTCAAACCATCAGTTTCTCAACAACAGAGTCAACCAGACTCCTCAACCCACATCATGATGCTCTTGTCATTGCACTTTACATTGCTAATTGTCTTACTAAACGTATACTTATTGATAATGGTAGTTCAactaacattttatttttaagtgcTCTCAGGGAAATCGGGATAGATGAATCAAAGATTATAAAGAAGACTACAATCCTCATCGGTTTCAGTGGAGAACAAAAGAACACACTAGGAGAGATCGAGCTACCTGTCTATGCCGAAGGAGTCAATCTATGCACAAGATTCCTGGTAGTAGACTCTCCGTCTGCTTACAACGTGATACTGGGAcgaccatggatacatgaaatggaGGCAGTCCCTTCAACATACCACCAAGTTTTAAGGTTCCCAACTAAGTGGGGAGTAAAAGAAATTAAAGGCCAACAGAAAGATTCGAGAGCGTGTTACCAGACTACCATGAAACCCAAACCCGCTCAGTTATAGCAATTACAGGAAGACAGACTGACTGACTCCCAGTTGAACCAACCAGACATGGAGGAGTTGGACGAAGTCCAGATACATCCGGACTTTCCAGATCACAAAGTCCAAATCGGATCACGATTGGATCCTGACATCAGAACTAAGCTCATTGACTTTTTATCTGCCCATTATGAttgttttgcttggtcccatgcggacatgactggaattgaccccgaaataattgtccataaattgcaggttgatccagactacccaccaaggaagcaaaaaagaagaaaatttgccCCTGAAAGGAACAAAGCCATTAACGAAGAAGTTCAAAAGCTTATTGATAATGGGTTCGTGAGGGAGGTGCATTATCCCGACTGGTTGGCtaacgtagtcattgtgaaaaaaaagaatggcaaatggcgagtttgcattgacttcacagacctcaacaaggcgtgtccAAAAGACTCGTTCCCATTACCGCACATAGACATGCTAGTAGACGCCACAGCCGGTCATGAACtcctaagcttcatggacgcatactcaggatacaaccagatcctgatgcatccagacgaccaggaaaagacagccttcatgaccaacttaggcatattctgctacaaggtcatgccattcggattgaagaacgcaggagcaacatatcagagactagtcaacaagatgtttgcCGGATTACTGGGGAAGAcgatggaagtctacattgaAGACATGCTCGTCAAATCCCTCATTGCAGAGGACCATATCAACCATTTAAAACAATCTTTTGACATTCTCAGGAAATATaatatgaaactgaatccaactaaatgttcttttggtgTGACTGCAGGAAAGTTCCTTGGGTACCTTGTAACCCAaaggggaatcgaggcaaacccagcACAGATAGAGTCAATCCAAAGGATTCCTTCCCCAACGTGCATAAAAGACGTACAGAAACTAACTGGACGCATTGCAGCACTCAGCCGATTCATCTCAAAGTCTTCAGAACGATGTCACCTCTTCTTCAACACGCTAAGGAAATCAAAAACCTTCGAGTGGACAGCTGAATGTGAAGAGGCACTGGGCCAGCTAAAACAGTACCTAACCAGCCCGCCTCTCCTCTCAAAGCCAAAAGACAATGAGACATTATTCATCTATCTAGCAGTATCCGAGACGGCAGTTAGCGCAGTCCTAGTCCGGGAAGAGGAAGGCAAGCAGTCTccagtctactatgtaagcaaagctTTGCTTAATGCAGAAACCCGATATAGCCAGCTGGAGAAGCTTGCACTAGCACTCATCCACGCAGCAAGGAAGCTACGCCCATACTTCCAGTGCCATCCAATAACGGTCTTGACCACCTTCCCACTCAAAACAATCCTCCATAAACCAGAATTGTCAGGCAGACTTACCAAGTGGGCGGTAGAGCTCAGCGAGTACGAAGTAACATACAAGCCACGAACTTCCCTCAAATCTCAGGTATTAGCTGATTTCATTGCAGATTTTACACctaacatgcatgtgcaggcagaaAAAGAACTTTGTTGTCTGACCGAGGGACAATCAGTCGGAATCTGGAAGTTGCAAGTAGACGGCTCAAGTAACACCAGAGGAAGTGGACTCGGACTCGTCCTGACTTCACCCCAAGGTGACATAATCGAACAAGCAGTCCGATGCGGGTTCAAAGCtaccaacaatgaagctgaatacgaagcaatgATAGCAGGACTCGGACTAGCCAAAGACATGGGAATAAAAAAGATCGTGGTCTTCAGTGATTCTCAATTGGTAGTCAACCAAATGCAAGGTAGCTACCAGGCCCGGGATAACAAAATGACTGCCTACCTCAACAAGACTAAAGAGTTGCAGTCAGTCTTCGACGAGTTCACTATCAACCAAGTACCAAGAGGGGAGAACAGCCATGCAGATGCATTAGCAAACCTTGGATCCTCCATCCAGACAACCGACCCCAAGACAATACCTGTAGTATATCTCCAATGGCCAGCTGTctggaaagatgaagaagagcaagTTAATGACATCTCCAACAACCGAACATGGATGACTTCAATAGTCGAGTACTTAGAACATGACATACTTCCCGAAGATAAGAACGAAGCACGTCGGGTCAAGGCTCAGTCAGCCCGCTTCACTATTATACAAGGTAAACTATATAAACATTCATTTTCTGGTCCatatttgaaatgcattaacCCTGCAGAGGCCAAATACGTACTGGCTGAGTTGCATgaaggagagtgcggcaaccactctGGAGGACGAAGCTTGGCGCACCGTGCCCTAACACAAGGCTACTACTGGCCAACCATGCGAGCTGATGCCTCTGACTATGCCAGacgatgcgacaaatgccaacggttCGCTCAGATATCCCACCAACCTCCGGAGCGTCTCATCTCAATCACGTCCCCTTGGCCATTCATGAAATGGGGGATGGATATAGTAGGCAAGCTTCCAACCGCACCAGGACAGAAAATGTACATGCTTGCAGTGACCGACTACTTCAGCAAGTGGATCGAAGCAGACTCATTCCACCAAGTCCGAGACAAAGAAGTAAAGGGTTTCATTTGGAAGAATGTGATCTGTAGGTACGGAGTACCAAAAGAAATTGTGACAGACAATGGTTCTCAATTCATCAGTTTCGACTTCCAAGACTTCTGCAAGTTCTGGAACATCAAGCTCAGCTTCTCGACACCAAggtatccccaagcaaatggacaggcagagtcatccaacaagaccatcatgaacaacatcaagaagcgcctcgaaaaagctaagggaagatgGGCTGACGAGTTGCCAGGAGTCCTGTGGTCCTATCGAACCACAACCAGGACTGCGACAGGGGAGACACCATTCTCATTAGCTTACGGGATGGAGGCAGTCATCCCTACTGAGAGCGAAGTTCCGACAGCCAGATATGAGCTAACTACAGACGAAGAAAATTGGGAAAACATGTGCCATGAACTCGACACCATCGACGAAAGAAGGGACAAAGCACTCTTAAGAGTCTCAGCCTATCAACAGAGCATAGCCAGACATTACAACAAGAACATCCGCACTCGGACATTCAAAGTAGGAGATTGGGTTCTACGAAGAGTCTTCCAGAACACTAAGGAAGCTGGAGCAGGTAAGCTCGCCCCGACATGGGAAGGTCCCTACCTCATCACAAAGGTAGTCGGACATGGAGCATACAAGCTACAAACAAAGGAGGGACGCGATATCAACAACAGCTGGAATGCTATCCACTTGAGACTGTATCACTCTTAACTTAACCCAGTctactttcattttctttcatcagTATTCTCACAAGATCTTCATTCGAGCAACATACTGACACTTATAATGCAGGAAGTGTCAGAACTACATTTGGGCTTGATCCCTGCAaagggtatgtaggcagctcCACGGAGCGCAGCCCCCTATCACAAccattttttctttatatatatactacGAACAGTTCAATAACAAATCTAAATATAAATTGACTAAGTCACTTTATACTTAGATTGGGGGAATAAGACACTAATACTCCATAAGTCATTCAGCCAATCAGCATCCGATACAATAACTTAAACAACACTAACAAAAGCTACAACAAGCCATAATACAACAAAACTAGGTCAGTTAGATCAGGATACAATACTACATAAGAAAAAGTTCATACAACAACTAGAAAAGGCCCGACAAACTCTGTTATCCCACGACAATGAACACGAGTAGAAGAGGAATCAGTCATCCACAACCAGATCATTAGTAGTCATGATGCCAAAAGAAGTGGCTAACTCTTCGGCCCGGGTTATCTCTTCAGCCCTCATCTTCTCCAATTCCTCAAGATCAGCAATGTATTTGGGAACATCCCAGCTATCAGCCTTACCATCCCGAAACTCACTAGCCATTACGCCACGGCATTGGATCTCAGCCTCCAGCCCAATGACCAACATCCGATTCTCCAACGAAGCAACCTCGGCTTTCAAATCATCAACTTGACCAAGAGTCACTCTCAGCTTCTCGACATCAGCTTCCTTGGATTCTAGTTGAGCCTTCAAATCAGCTATGAGTTGATCAGACTCCTTCTTGGAATCTTTCAGCCGACTAACTTCACCCCGAAGATCATTTCTCTGACTCCTTACTTCCTTTAGAGTTGCCATTAAGGACTTGATTTTCTTCTTCAGCCAAATGACCCCTTGCAAACCCTGACACATAAAAAAGAAAATGTAAGACAACAAGAGAAATCAGCTAGTCGGCACAAACAAAACTAAATGAAATATTCGTACCTGGAACAAATGAGAAACAGTGGTATCAATTGACCCATCCGTACCAACCTGCTCCATTCTGTGATCATCTTCGGGCCACAACAACTTATCAATCTCTCCTAAGTGAGGCCCAATCTCACTATAGGCCGCAGCATTGGAAGGGAACGAAAGGGCAACGGTGTCGCTAAATGGGTCGGAAGAATCATCCTGCACagccttcttcttttttttcgtcTGACTCCGCGTCAAAACAGGGGGATCAGCCGGAGGCACAACAACCTCTCTATCAGCTTCTGAGCTCCCAACGGACGATTTCTTTGCTTGACGCAAACGTTCCAAGGAATTGGAACCGGTTAGAGGAAGTGTAAAGGGTCGGGACATAGCTACGTCTGCAAACAACCGCTCACTTGTCGTCAATTCAGTCAAAAAATTGGGAGTATATCCCAAGACTTCTAAACTTCTCTTGATAAACACAACACGAGGATTATCAGGACTCTGTAGAAGAGGAATACCTTCAGGGAGTTTTTCAACAGAGCGCCACAAAGAACTCTGACGAAGACTCGATTCAGACAGCAAATCACTCCACTCACGCTCCGCCTCAGGAATAGCAAGAATACTCTTAAGTCGACCAGAAGACTCCCTCGAATCCCAAAGGTACTCAACTCGAAGCCTACCTGCAAAATGATAGAAGTATCAgcacacaaaataaaataaaaacaacaacaacatgtATATGCAAGGAAACGGATTAGTAGGCAAGCATAAAAGACTCACATGCAGGAGACCATGAACAAGGTATCCTACTATCAGCAGGTAACCCCAACGAGACGAAAGGGACGAAGAAGTAACGGTCCTTCCACCTCTTATCTCCACTCTTCAAACTAATAATTAAAGGAGGGTCCTTCCCCCTAGTTGTTAACTGGTACCTACCTTTGTCATTAAGGTGTGCCTTCAAGTAGTAAGCTCTCAACAAGTCAGCCACCCCAAGTGTTATCTTGTGCCTTTCACAAAGGACTTCGAGAGACATCAAAATCCGCCATGAATTTGGCATTAGTTGTCCGGGCGAAATCTCGTGGTACTCACACAACTCAACGACTAATCGGGGGATAGGAAACCGAAGCCCTTCTTTGAAGGGAAGTTCATACAGACACACCCAACCAGGTAAGTGCCAGTCAGGCCGCTCCGCCTTAGCAGGAGCATGCAGACTGATGGTATCAGGGATCTCATAATGACGACGAAGATAGGTCAACTCACCTAAACTTATGGAAGACCTAGGATTAGAACTAAGCATACTACCAGAACCCGGCATACCACCATCAATAGGTTCGTTAGAATCTATTCCCCTTCCAGTAACATCACCTAAAGGACGACCCCCCAATTCTACTACTGTAATTCGGTTGCAATCAACCATCTCAGCAGAACTTTGAAAGAGAGAACTAAAATCTTCTTCACTAAACGAACAAGACAGTCGACAGACTGAATCAGCGTGACTATCACACCTACTTGTAGACATAATGAGCTGATCACCTAGAGCAAAACAACAGCTAAGCCTTAAGGAACACAAAAAAGACATGAAGAATATTTAGCTCGATACACAATCAAGAAGCGCTGGACGACTCATCAATCAATCAGTCAGACGGACCAAACATAAAAAACATATGATTAAACGAGGCAAAATAGATTACTATATCAAATTAGATTACAAAGTATTCAGTTAAACAGCAGTCAGCCTATAAGTCTCTACTAATCAGTCAGACATACCACTCAGCTCAAGGAACATAAACACATGAATTAGACATACGCCTAAACAACAGAAATTCATATGCCACCATTGCAATCAGATCAAACGCAAACAAAAAATCTACAGGATCAAACAAAAATAACAGTTGAATAAACTAACCTAGCACGAAGAACATGAAGAACACGAAGAACACAAAGAACATGCATAAGGACATTGAAAGGAAAACAAATGAGAGAAAACTTACCTCTTGAGAAGCTCTTTTACTCCACACCTTGCACCTCCTCTCCAAGCCTTCCTCAAATGAATGCAATGGTAAAAACAAACCACCCTTATATAGGCACACAAATCCACCCGATTAGTGCCAAGTGTCAACCATCAGGTGGCCCTACCAAAAAGGATTTAACTTCCTAAGGACACTTAAAGTCTCAGAGACAAATGAAAATTCACATTGAGCGCACTAGGCCCACTCGGCCATCTCCCCCGGACACACTACCTCCTCGGCAGACCACTCGGCCCAAACACACGAGTCACTCGGCCACCCCGGCGAAGCACTCGGCCCACCCGGAGGAGCACTCGGCCATGCCGACAAAGCACTCGGCCACCCCGGTAAAGCACTCGGAGGAGCAATCAGCCATGCCAACGAAACACTCGGCCTTCCTGGAGGAACACTCGGCTCGTGCAGCCCATTAAGTCGGCCAACATGTGACCCACTCGGCCATGCCTCAGGGCCACCCCGTGGACCACTAGGCCAGAAGGCCGTTCGGCCCAAGCATCCAGTCGGCCCAAGCAGCCGGTCGGCCAACCAGGCCCGCGCGCATCCGCAATCCACTCGGACAGCCGGATGCATATGTGCTCATTACTCGGCCGGATGCGTAGGTGCGCATCACTCGGCCGCAAAGTAAGCAGCCAGTCGGCCCAAACAGCCGATCGGCCAACCAGGCCACGCGCATCCGCAGGTCACTCGGACAGCGAGACCCCCGTGAATAATTTCTGAAAAAGGTAAATTGAGTCAATGCATATTCTGTAACTATTGGGAAAATGGATAAATTCTGATGGAATTAATTTCTTTTTTACTCTTTGATAAAAGAATGAATTCTATACCAAAGAGTGAGGGACAAACTGTAGTGGACAAAATTCGTATACTTGAAAAATAATAGTCCAACAAGCAGTCAGTCAGCCCAATAAGCTATCTAACTAGCCAAGAAGGCCCAAAGCCCATGTAAAATAGGCTCGCATATACAAAGTACCATCCAATTACCCAAAACCATACCCGGACCCGAATTCGGATACACTCAGTCagccagggaccttgaaacagtcaaggctcccatcacgttcgccaagaatctcggaataaaaccacttggagcgagtcaaACGAAGGAGAAAGACGGAGGAGGACGGAACGAGAAGGAGGACAATAAATAAGACCATCAGAGGTTGAGAAAAGGCATAAAATAATCACTGAACTTTCTTTACTCTCTAATTGAAACGAAGGCTACTCTATTTCTGAGCAATCCAGTCAAGCAAGACTAATTAGTCAGTCTGATTGGACCTGACATAGTCGCTTGACTCCTCCGTCATCGCCACCGTCACTCTGACCATTTTATGACTCCTTCATCCATCATCATTTCGACTATttatatcttaattttattactttctattagctctcgttacaacccgactgacttgagcgtcggagtccctttggctgacaccccaccggtgctcccaattgaactctcgtctctcttctttttgttattgacaggttgctggtgcccatctaatcaattgtaggaaatcacctctacacacacgggtcggattttcgggtttcaggttcatcgggttcgggttttgcaTGTTTCAGGtggagaaaaatggtaccgaaatcGATCCGAAATTTTCAAGTTTTTTCAGGTTTCAGGTTTTTCGGGTTGGGTTCGAGTTGAGCTGTGCATGttgggttttgggccgaaaagcccaattttgcaaaaataccaaaaaaaattaaaaaataatatttttttacactttttttatttttgtagtttGTTTTCTCTGCTGAGAAGAAGGGGGGTCGTGCGTGAGTGAGagtgaaagagaagaagaaaagaaataaagattttttttagGGTTATCAtcttatttttcagatttttttttaaatttctgtCCCGAACCCGAAATTACTGAATTTTAAACCTGGACTCGACCCGACATATGTCGAGTTCAGATCGGATTAAGCCCGAAATGAACGGGTTTTCCAAAAATTTGGGTTCTCAGGGTTCGGGTCAGGCGGGTTTTCGAATTTTGCGGGTCAAATGTTTACCCCTACTCTCAACTACGTACAACTTCAAAATGTGGTCTTCTAGACAGATTCAATCTCAGTTTCAGAAGCATTCAAGAAAAAGGACAAATGCCCTTCGACTCTTCAGGTTCCTTTTCAGAATTTCGACAAAGAAGTAGCCAATATCAACCTTTGGGAGGtgcaatatatatttttatatataaatatcgaTCTTGTAACTTTGGAGCCTGGCCACAACCTTGCTAGATGGGCAAGACAAAACAAACATGAGGGGATATTTCCATACCTCTTATCCATTCGGAAATTCTCAATGACTACAAGGCATACGAACCTGGCTAATGGACTTTGGTAACATCTCTATTGTTAGTTTATTTCGGACTTTATTTTCTGCCTAGTTAGTTTAGTTCGTTGTACGTTCTTATCttctttttagattttttttcctTCTGGCTTATGTTCCCTTCCAGATTGGACCAGATTTGTATTTTCTTTCTCTTTGGCTTTTGCCTTTTTATTGAGAATTGTGTGCTCTCAGTTGAGACACTTAGCataaaaaaaacaatcaaataTTACATGGATGAAAAAAATATCAGTAAAAGTTTGTTGAGATGTGTTTTGTTCCATCTCATCTAGGGATGGCAAAAAAACCCGGCGGATCAGGGCGGGTCAGAGCCCCGACCCGACGGGGCGCCCCTGATTCGAATATAACCGGGGCAATAACGGGGCGGGTCGAGATCCGATCCGACCCGCTAGCAATTGAAGCGGGTCGGATCACGACCCGACCcggttgttgttttttttttttttttgtaataattaaaaaaaaaactaattactaCCACTATTTAGGGTGATCAAtgatccaaatatatatatataaataaataagacAGTATATTTAAGAGGGATAGAGGAGAAAATTGATGTTTTGTTTTGAagtatagtaattttttttttattttagtatgcaagaccatttataaaaaaatttaggtaGCTCATTTATGTCTATTATGAGAGATTTttttgccatttatttttatattgtaacatattttaaaaaattagtctttattttattaaagaaaaagaaaaaaaaaaaaaaaatcttaccgGGTCGGGTCTGACCCGCTCCATCACATTCGGGGCGGGTCTGACCCGACCCGCATCAAATGCCTTAACGGGGCGGGTCGGGTCAGGGCATAAACTTAGCGGGTCGGGTCGGAtccggggcggggcggggcggggccgaCCCGCCCCATTGACATCCCTAATCTCATCACTGCAATACAAGGATTTATTAATTTCAAAGAGgttcaaagaaaagaaaatgtagaGAAAGGTCAACATCTTTGTACCAATTGGTCAAATAATAATACATGTTATTTTTTCAATTCTCTAGAACTCTTATTATTTCtaattctcttttctttttcttttt
The genomic region above belongs to Humulus lupulus chromosome 1, drHumLupu1.1, whole genome shotgun sequence and contains:
- the LOC133780255 gene encoding uncharacterized protein LOC133780255 → MEDVLAKAWAQIKWEEDEVNYYHSSPRKDTRRDSRAGRRQSDRRSEPYPYPNRSENRRREYNRSSETRLRDGPKIPEYNLSISPAEVVGVLKGLGDKVKWPERMRTPSDQRDKAKWCEFHNDHGHRTDECIALKLEVSNLLKRGHLTDLLTDKGKRTFQQEADRSVVRRVVTPPKPPTHERTVNVITGGSEVSGVTHSAAKRHARQTNWVKGESGETEKNTINLPAQTISFSTTESTRLLNPHHDALVIALYIANCLTKRILIDNGSSTNILFLSALREIGIDESKIIKKTTILIGFSGEQKNTLGEIELPVYAEGVNLCTRFLVVDSPSAYNVILGRPWIHEMEAVPSTYHQVLRFPTKWGVKEIKGQQKDSRACYQTTMKPKPAQL